Below is a window of Virgibacillus sp. NKC19-3 DNA.
GCTTTCGCTATATCTACGGCTGCTCCTTTTAGCTCCCCGTCATCTCCTTGGTAACCATATGGCTCTTCATTGGCAAAACCAACTGTAACTGTACCAGACTCCTGTAATTCTGCTAGTTTATCATCTGGTTGGGAACTGCCTTCCCCGCCTCCATTATCTCCGCCTGCTTCTTCATCTGATCCCCCGCAAGCTGCTAGTACAACAATCGTTAGCAAAAATAAGAAAATAAGTAATGATTTTTTCATTTCTAAATGACCTCCCTTTAAATTTGAAAAAATAATTTCGCTAGTAGTGAAAAGACTGTTTAAAAAGCTAAGAAAGTATAAATGTCTGCGCTTTTGTTCCTAGGTATAAATCACCTATCAATTTCGAAAAAAAAACTGCAGGATAGAAGGGGGGATTCTTGACAATCCAAGCATTATTGGAGTGGCTTCAGAATGCCAAATTTTCTAACGAGCAATATAATCTTATGTTATAGGTAAATTTTCATTCGTACAAATCCAATATTTATAAATTATTTGTAAAATGGCCGCAAATTCTTTGGTTAAAAGAATGAGTGAAGCATATACCGAAAAATCCTCCGTTTAATTTTGATTTGCTTGTAAATAGATAAAATTTGCACAAATATGCATGTCATTTTTCCATTTACGAATAAGTTTATATGAATAGACAGAATGATAGAAAGCAAGATATGATAACAATAAGCAACGTCTACGTATTAGGTAAAGTGAGGGTTTAAAATGGGAGATTATTTACTTGTTGGGATTATTTCCATTATTGCTGTAGTAGGAGTCCTGTTGTTGTCACTATTGACGCTGTCCAAGGGATATGCGTATAAGCATTCGATTGATCCTCATCCGGATGAAGAGCAATCAGAAGAATCACAAGAGGAAAGGGGCAATTCAGGTTGAAATTTTCTACAATTGGAACAAGCTGGATAACAGAAACGTTCATTGCAGCTGCTCATCGAACAGGGAAAGCAACGCTTACATCTGTATATTCACGTTCAGCTGAAAAAGCTAGAGCATTTGCTGAGAAAAATGGGGCGAAAAGCTGGTATACGGACATGAATGCAATGCTAGAAGAAGAAACGGATTATATTTATATTGCTTCACCAAATAGCATACATGTGGCGCATGTATTAAATTGTCTGGCATATAAAAAGCATATTTTCTGTGAGAAGCCGATGGTATATACAAAGCAACAATTAGATGAAATAAAGACGCAAGCAAAAAAGCAAGGGGTATTTATTTTTGAAGGATATAGACACTTATTTTCTCCTAATTATAAAACGCTAAAAAATACATTACCAAAATTAGGACAGGTTCGTAGTGTATTGTTGCAGTACATACAGTATTCCTCGCGCTATGATGCTTACAAGGAGGGGAGCGTTCCAAATGTATTTTCTAAGGAGTTTGCGGGTGGGGCATTAATGGATCTGGGAGTCTATCCGTTAAGTATGGCAATCGATTTGTTCGGGAAACCAACGAACGTTGATTATTTCCCTGTGTTTCTATCAAATGGGATTGATGGAAGTGGGACATTAATGGTCACGTATGAGGATTTCAATGTAACCATTATGTGTTCGAAAATCGCTCAAGGTATGATCCCTTCCGAAATTCATGGAGAGAATGGGACACTGACCATGGATCATCTTGCTCCAATTCAATCGTTGAAGTTGTATGATCTAACATCGAAGGAAACCCGTGAGCTTGCACAGTCCCAATATGATTTGGACATGGTGTATGAGATTGAAGCGTTTGTGAAAATGGTGGAAACGAATGATAGTGTGTATCATGATTGGTTATTGGAAAGAAGCGGCCATGTCGCAGATGAACTGGAGAAGGCTAGAAAGAGCCAAGGGATTTTATTTCCAGGAGATTCGAACTTAGCTTAGTCGCTCGACTACTGTTTTCGTTTTATAGATGAATTTTTCAACTTAAATAAAAAGATGTTGGGATATTTAAGATGTTAAGTCTTGACATCGATTCCGTATAGAAACAGTAAAAGCCAATCTTCTGAACTTATATCTAAAGATTGGCTTTTATGTTCATCTATGCATTAAAACCGCTTTAATCACCCCTTTTATCTCTTATAGAAAATTATCCTGACGGAAATATAGGAGAACAAATACAGTAGGATTTTCTATTTGGATAAATGGCAGTGTTTACGTGTTATAAATGGGTTGCGGAATGGCTTATTTTTGAGTTCTCTATATTTTATTGACAGATATACGCAGTTTCAGAAGGAATTCCTGTTTGAATTACGAATGGTTATTTTCCTAAGGGGAGGTGTATTCCACCATGGCCAACTACTGGCCTGCCTCATTTTGGCTACCGTCAGGATCTGGTCGCATTCCTCTTTGCAGTTGGTCAATACGTAATCCGAAATCCATTTGCAGGTGGGGGTAATCTTTAAAGCTCTCCCAGTCTCCACCCCAGTCAAATCCTAATTCTTTTGCAAGGTCAGCGACTTCAAACCAGTCAGATTTTCCATTATCATTTCCATCATAGTGAATATCCCAGATCAGCTCCCCATTATCATCACGGAGTGCATAATCGATAGCTAGTCCATAATTATGATATGACTGGCCGCCCCTTGCATTTGTAACAATATTACCGCTTGTTGATCTTCCTTGCTCATAAAGCTCATTTTGTCTATCGATCGAGCGTATTTCCTCTGTAATAACAACATCAATATCTATTTCAGCTGCTTGCTCTAGCAATTCGTTTTTCTTTTCTTCTACAATTGGATGCAGTTCAGTTGGGAGGGATGCATCCTCATCCATGTCTATATCGTTATCTTCTATTCGGTTATATAATAGGAATAGAGTAGTTACAAATAGAATTATAATCATCCAAGGGAGGAGTATTTTTCGAATGCCTTTCATATGGGTTCGATCCTACTTTCTAGAAGTTTACTACGCTTTATTTTATCATTTCTTTGCAGGTGGCTTCGACTTTTTTCCCCTGAGGAAATCTCTGAGTACAATCGAAATGATAAAAGAGAGCCTGGCCTTTGGACATTTTTGACGTTGTAACCATGTTGATTTCCCAAATACTAGTATGAAACATGCACGTTTTCCCTTGAAAAATAAACCGTTTACATATATGATGATAATATATAGTTTGTTTGGTAAACAAAATAATGTTGTAATGGAATAATAAAAGCACGTTATTTGGAGAATGAAGCGAGGAACGACACACTATTTTCAACAAATGAAGAAAGGCTGATGAAGAATGAAAACATTTATTACCGACGATTTTTTATTGTATAATGAAACAGCAAAAGAACTCTATCATAATACAGCAAAGCATTTACCAATCATCGATTATCATAATCACTTAAACCATGAAGAAATTCTGCAAGATAAACATTACCATAATTTGTCCGAAATCTGGCTGGCTGGAGATCATTATAAATGGAGAGCGATGCGTGCAAACGGTACGGATGAAGCTTATATAACCGGGGATAAAAGTGATTATGAGAAATTTCTGGCATGGGCTAAAACAGTGCCAAATACATTTGGTAACCCACTGTATCACTGGACGCACCTGGAACTATTGCGTTATTTTGATATAGATGTTGTATTTAATGAAGATACTGCACCAGCCATTTGGGAGGAAGCAAACCGAAAGCTTCGTGCACCAGAACGTTCCGTAAGATCTATGCTTAAAAAAGATAATGTGGAGTTTGTCGGAACAACAGACGATCCAACAGATGACCTCGCAAACCACATCCAATTAGCAGCGGAAGGGTTTTCGCCTAAAGTATCACCATCTTTCCGTCCGGATAAAGGGTTGGGCATTGAAAAAGACGACTTCCTTCCATGGGTAGAAAAACTAGGAAAGGTTACCAATGCGGAGATTGAAACCTATGATGCTTTTCTTGGTGCATTAGCAAAACGAGTCGACTATTTTGATAAACATGGCTGCAGAAGTTCCGACCATGGCATTAATGTTTTATATTATGAAAAAGCATCAAAAGCTGAAGTAGCTTCCATTTTTGCGAAACGCTTAAAAGGAGAAGAGCTTCCTACTAAAGAAGTGGATCAATTTAAAACATATACATTGCTTACACTCGGGGAATTATACGCGGATAAAGGGTGGGCCATGCAACTTCATATTAGCCCGCTTCGAAATAATAATACGAAGATGTTTAAAAAACTTGGAGCTGACAGTGGTTTCGATTCCATTAATGACCCACAGATTGCTGAAAAATTAGCAGCATTACTGGATGCATTGGAAGAAAGAGATAAACTTCCAAAAACCATTTTGTATAGTCTAAACGCGAATGATTATGATGTGCTCGCTGCGATGGCAGGAAATTATCAAAACGCTGAAATCCCCGGAAAGGTTCAGTTTGGAACTGCATGGTGGTTTAATGATACAATAGATGGCATGGAGAACCAAATGAAGACATTAGCAAATATCGGGCTAATCCGTCATTTTATTGGAATGCTGACGGATTCGAGAAGTTTCCTGTCATTCTCACGTCATGAATATTTCAGAAGAATCTTATGTAATTTGCTGGGATCCTGGGTGGAAGAAGGAAAAGTACCAAAAGATATGGGACTACTTGAGAAGTACGTTCGCGGAATTTGTTACGAAAATGCAAAGCGGTATTTTTCTCTCTAAGCATTAAACTATAGGTAAGGAAGGTAAAGAATATGGCACAACAAATTGGCGTTATTGGTTTAGCGGTTATGGGGAAAAACCTGGCCCTCAATATTGAAAGCAGAGGATACTCCGTTTCTGTATTTAATCGTTCTTCAGAGAAAACAGAAGCTTTCTTGGAAGACGAAGCAAAAGGTAAGAATTTTGTAGGAGCTACCAGTGTTGAAGAATTTGTTCATTCATTGGAAAAGCCACGCAAAATTTTATTAATGGTTAAAGCAGGTCCTGCCACAGATGCAACTATTGAATCACTGCAACCCTATTTGGAAAAAGGCGATATTTTGATTGATGGTG
It encodes the following:
- the ytzI gene encoding YtzI protein — protein: MGDYLLVGIISIIAVVGVLLLSLLTLSKGYAYKHSIDPHPDEEQSEESQEERGNSG
- a CDS encoding Gfo/Idh/MocA family protein, producing MKFSTIGTSWITETFIAAAHRTGKATLTSVYSRSAEKARAFAEKNGAKSWYTDMNAMLEEETDYIYIASPNSIHVAHVLNCLAYKKHIFCEKPMVYTKQQLDEIKTQAKKQGVFIFEGYRHLFSPNYKTLKNTLPKLGQVRSVLLQYIQYSSRYDAYKEGSVPNVFSKEFAGGALMDLGVYPLSMAIDLFGKPTNVDYFPVFLSNGIDGSGTLMVTYEDFNVTIMCSKIAQGMIPSEIHGENGTLTMDHLAPIQSLKLYDLTSKETRELAQSQYDLDMVYEIEAFVKMVETNDSVYHDWLLERSGHVADELEKARKSQGILFPGDSNLA
- a CDS encoding M15 family metallopeptidase, whose protein sequence is MKGIRKILLPWMIIILFVTTLFLLYNRIEDNDIDMDEDASLPTELHPIVEEKKNELLEQAAEIDIDVVITEEIRSIDRQNELYEQGRSTSGNIVTNARGGQSYHNYGLAIDYALRDDNGELIWDIHYDGNDNGKSDWFEVADLAKELGFDWGGDWESFKDYPHLQMDFGLRIDQLQRGMRPDPDGSQNEAGQ
- the uxaC gene encoding glucuronate isomerase; translated protein: MKTFITDDFLLYNETAKELYHNTAKHLPIIDYHNHLNHEEILQDKHYHNLSEIWLAGDHYKWRAMRANGTDEAYITGDKSDYEKFLAWAKTVPNTFGNPLYHWTHLELLRYFDIDVVFNEDTAPAIWEEANRKLRAPERSVRSMLKKDNVEFVGTTDDPTDDLANHIQLAAEGFSPKVSPSFRPDKGLGIEKDDFLPWVEKLGKVTNAEIETYDAFLGALAKRVDYFDKHGCRSSDHGINVLYYEKASKAEVASIFAKRLKGEELPTKEVDQFKTYTLLTLGELYADKGWAMQLHISPLRNNNTKMFKKLGADSGFDSINDPQIAEKLAALLDALEERDKLPKTILYSLNANDYDVLAAMAGNYQNAEIPGKVQFGTAWWFNDTIDGMENQMKTLANIGLIRHFIGMLTDSRSFLSFSRHEYFRRILCNLLGSWVEEGKVPKDMGLLEKYVRGICYENAKRYFSL